In Microplitis mediator isolate UGA2020A chromosome 2, iyMicMedi2.1, whole genome shotgun sequence, a single window of DNA contains:
- the LOC130663226 gene encoding serpin A11-like: MKIILECLSIVIIVTISVTNSSMYDEPDLHSHSSAINKFSNRFYSALAEHESDNLICSPLSVYVALGMASYGARGNTKKQLVSALKFPHDKTIAKREIQYLLDSLNNVRRAELKLVNKIFTTNKFELNPKFKKITKKYFGSEVKRVDFTNVEKTVKTINNLCANESNNHITDVVESSDIAGAEMVLVNAVYFKGKWAEKFNPKWTNPYPFDIDEKTTKDVPMMYNVAQFYWGHIRAVKSRFIKLPYESDEKKEAIEMIIVLPDSGVDVREVEHNIYKINFTQLEGSTMKMALHLPKFKIKSKFDLKPALQDVGITEIFEDTADFSGIIKNTKLKVSKIIQKAFIEVNEEGTEAAAVTAVMTMKHCQFLFSGIIVALSITNSLSNCVQSDEPALKAVSTAANKFSNNFYKAVADSESGNFICSPVSVDIVLSMTNFGARGNTQKQLESSLSLPCDKTVAKQGFQQLINSFNNVKGAELKLANKVFTASNSKLQSDFQEITKTYFGSESQSVDFTNTEAAAATINNWCAEKTNNRITELFKPNDVEGFLLVLVNAVYFKGKWADKFNPERTRSSPFQIDENTTKDVQMMYKMANYNWGDLDTIEAKYIELPYESKDDSEAISMFIILPDKHSGLRDVENRIHNINFSSLEGPKREVALHLPKFKIESKLDLKPILRNMGITEMFEDSADFTGIMEDTQLKVSKVFQKAFIEVNEEGTEAAAVTGMGFISISMPREFIVNRPFICAIVKTDTGTQLFNARIVDPTAS; encoded by the exons atgaaaattattttagaatgtTTATCTATCGTCATAATAGTGACTATAAGTGTAACTAATTCTTCGATGTATGATGAACCGGATCTTCATTCTCATTCTTCAgcgattaataaattttccaacAGATTTTACAGC gctTTAGCAGAACATGAatcagataatttaatttgctcgCCACTTAGTGTGTATGTTGCGCTTGGTATGGCAAGTTATGGTGCACGTGGTAATACCAAAAAACAATTGGTATCAGCTTTAAAGTTCCCTCACGATAAAACTATTGCTAAAAGAGAAATTCAATATCTACTTGATTCACTCAAT AATGTGCGAAGGGCCGAGCTCAAgttagttaataaaattttcacaacGAATAAGTTTGAATTAAAtcccaaatttaaaaaaataacaaaaaagtattttggATCTGAAGTAAAGCGAGTTGATTTCACAAATGTTGAAAAAACggttaaaactataaataatttgtgtGCAAATGAATCAAACAATCATATAACTGATGTAGTCGAGTCTA GTGATATTGCGGGCGCAGAAATGGTTTTAGTTAACGCTGTTTACTTCAAAGGAAAATGGGCTGAGAAATTTAATCCTAAATGGACCAACCCATATCCTTTTGATATCGATGAAAAAACAACTAAGGATGTACCAATGATGTATAATGTAGCACAATTTTACTGGGGTCACATTCGGGCAGTCAAATCTCGTTTCATCAAACTTCCttacgag AGCGACGAAAAAAAAGAAGCAATCGAAATGATTATTGTTCTTCCTGATAGTGGGGTCGATGTTCGCGAAGTTGaacataatatttacaaaataaatttcacacAACTTGAAGGATCCACTATGAAGATGGCTTTGCATTTACCcaaattcaaaatcaaaagTAAATTCGATCTAAAACCAGCTTTACAAGAT GTGGGAATTACTGAGATATTTGAAGACACTGCTGATTTTTCtggtattataaaaaatactaaactAAAAGTAAGCAAAATCATTCAGAAAGCATTTATCGAAGTCAATGAAGAGGGAACTGAAGCCGCTGCCGTTAcag cCGTAATGACCATGAAACACTGCC aatTTCTATTCAGTGGCATAATAGTCGCCTTGAGTATCACCAATTCTTTGTCCAATTGTGTTCAATCTGATGAACCAGCTCTTAAAGCCGTTTCTACGGCtgctaataaattttctaataatttttacaaa GCTGTAGCAGATAGTGAATcgggtaattttatttgttcacCAGTTAGTGTAGATATCGTACTATCTATGACCAATTTCGGCGCACGTGGTAATACTcaaaaacaattagagtcaTCTTTAAGTTTACCCTGTGACAAGACTGTTGCCAAACAGGGATTTCAACAacttattaattcatttaac AATGTAAAAGGGGCTGAACTGAAGCTagcgaataaagtttttactGCGAGCAACTCTAAATTACAATCTGATTTTCAAGAAATAACGAAGACGTACTTCGGATCTGAATCACAGAGCgttgattttacaaatactGAAGCAGCTGCTGCCACTATCAATAATTGGTGTGCAGAAAAAACGAATAATCGAATAACTGAACTATTCAAACCTA ATGATGTTGAGGGTTTCTTATTGGTGCTAGTTAACGCAGTTTACTTCAAAGGAAAATGGGCAGACAAATTTAATCCGGAACGGACCAGGTCTTCACCTTTCCAGATTGATGAAAATACAACCAAGGATGTGCAAATGATGTACAAAATGGCAAATTACAACTGGGGCGATCTCGATACTATAGAAGCGAAATACATTGAACTTCCATACGAG AGCAAGGACGATAGTGAAGCTATAAGCATGTTTATCATTCTCCCTGACAAACATAGTGGACTTCGTGATGTCGAAAATCGTATCCacaacataaatttttcctcACTTGAAGGACCCAAGAGAGAGGTTGCTTTACATTTgcctaaatttaaaatcgaaaGCAAACTTGATCTAAAACCAATTCTACGTAAT atgGGCATTACCGAGATGTTTGAAGACTCTGCTGATTTTACCGGTATTATGGAGGATACGCAATTAAAAGTGAGCAAAGTTTTTCAGAAAGCATTCATAGAAGTCAACGAAGAGGGCACCGAAGCTGCTGCTGTTACAG gAATGGGTTTCATTTCTATCTCTATGCCACGAGAATTCATTGTCAATAGACCATTTATCTGTGCCATCGTGAAGACAGATACTGGAACTCAATTATTTAATGCTCGTATAGTGGATCCCACCGCCagttaa
- the LOC130664092 gene encoding leukocyte elastase inhibitor-like isoform X2: MIIKLLFSGIIVALNVAESLSDCVQSDEPALKAVSTAANKFSNNFYKAVADSESGNFICSPVSVDIVLSMTNFGARGNTQKQLESSLSLPCDQTVAKQGFQQLINSFNNVKGAELELANKVFTASNSKLQSDFQEITKTYFGSESQSVDFTNTEAAAATINNWCAEKTNNRITELFKPSDVEGFLLVLVNAVYFKGKWADPFNPERTRSSPFQIDENTTKDVQMMYKMADYNWGHLDTLKAKYIELPYESKDDSEAISMFIILPDKHSGLRDVENNIHNINFAELEGPKDKVALHLPKFKIESKLDLKPILSNMGITEIFEDTADLSGIMEDTQLKVSKVIQKAFIEVNEEGTEAAAVTGMKIVAPSMPPEIEINRPFIAIIVSKTSGTHLFSARITDPALA, translated from the exons ATGATCATAA AGCTTCTATTCAGTGGTATAATAGTGGCATTGAATGTCGCCGAATCTTTGTCAGATTGTGTTCAATCTGATGAACCAGCTCTCAAAGCCGTTTCTACGGCtgctaataaattttctaataatttttacaaa GCTGTAGCAGATAGTGAATcgggtaattttatttgttcacCGGTTAGTGTAGATATCGTACTATCTATGACCAATTTTGGCGCCCGTGGTAATACTcaaaaacaattagagtcaTCTTTAAGTTTACCCTGTGACCAGACTGTTGCCAAACAGGGATTTCAACAacttattaattcatttaat AATGTAAAAGGGGCTGAACTGGAGCTagcgaataaagtttttactGCGAGCAACTCTAAATTACAATCTGATTTTCAAGAAATAACGAAGACGTACTTCGGATCTGAATCACAGAGCgttgattttacaaatactGAAGCAGCTGCTGCCACTATCAATAATTGGTGTgcagaaaaaacaaataatcgAATAACTGAACTATTCAAACCTA GTGATGTTGAAGGTTTCTTATTGGTGCTAGTTAACGCCGTTTACTTCAAAGGAAAATGGGCAGATCCATTTAATCCGGAACGGACTAGGTCTTCACCTTTCCAGATTGATGAAAATACAACCAAGGATGTGCAAATGATGTACAAAATGGCAGATTACAACTGGGGACATCTCGATACTCTAAAAGCGAAATACATTGAACTTCCATACGag AGCAAGGACGATAGTGAGGCTATAAGCATGTTTATCATTCTCCCTGACAAACACAGTGGACTTCGTgatgttgaaaataatattcacaACATAAATTTTGCCGAACTTGAAGGACCCAAGGACAAGGTTGCTTTACATTTgcctaaatttaaaatcgaaaGCAAACTTGATCTAAAACCAATTCTAAGTAAT ATGGGCATTACCGAGATTTTTGAAGACACTGCTGATCTTTCCGGTATTATGGAGGATACGCAATTAAAAGTGAGCAAAGTTATTCAGAAAGCATTTATAGAAGTCAATGAAGAGGGTACCGAAGCTGCTGCTGTTACAg GTATGAAAATTGTTGCACCATCAATGCCACCCGAAATCGAAATTAACAGACCATTTATTGCAATAATAGTATCTAAAACTTCGGGAACGCATCTTTTTAGTGCACGAATTACCGATCCAGCTTTGGCTTAA
- the LOC130663227 gene encoding uncharacterized protein LOC130663227 yields the protein MSQFTTEFYKISSENEANNLICSPSSAGIVLSMAAYGARGNTEKQMKTGLHLPENDAVGKGGHQSLIDTLNGLRSVRLRLAQKIYVGDDSDINPEFKNMTENNFRSPIEALDFNKADEASQTINGWCARKTNNRIREIVTADDISGASIVLVNAIYFKGVWKVQFDEDDTESEPFHIDETTSKNVQMMSTKQIYNYGTLPDLDAVFVEVPYRKVSDIDSISMFIIVPNTITGLKKAEESLGKVNLKEKHDNPNMTKIHFSLPKFKIGSTIQLQTILEKLGMTDMFLDTADFTGITRAPPLKVTKVIQKAFISIDEKGSEASAATAMMGMGRSGATPSPPRVTVKVDRPFYYAIVHTATNTVLFQGHITDPKFDDVYYIYYKNINSVSIIMRYQVTWLRGAILVVLGLVSLTVALDPENAEPLTIVSNGMSQFTTEFYKISSENQANNLICSPSSAGIVLSMAAYGARGNTEKQMKSGLHLPENDAVGKGGYQSLIDTLNGLNSVRLRLAQKIYIADGSEINSEFKDMTDNNFRSPMEALDFNKADEASQTINGWCAQKTNNRIREIVTADDVSGASIVLVNAIYFKGVWNAQFDEDETEIQPFHIDEKTTKDVKMMFKRHVYNYGTLPDLDAVFVELPYRKKSDIDSISMFIILPNTITGLKKAEESLDKVNLKEKHDNPKMTPINLSVPKFKIESTLELQPTLEKLGMTDMFQDTADFTGITAAPPLKVTKVVQKAFISIDEKGSEAAAATAAVGMARSGASLNPAPVTVTVDRPFYYAIVHPATNTVLFQGHITDPKFDDV from the exons ATGAGTCAATTTACTACAGAGTTTTACAAA ATTTCATCAGAAAATGAAGCAAATAACCTTATCTGCTCACCATCAAGTGCGGGCATTGTTTTATCAATGGCAGCATATGGCGCCCGAGGAAATACAGAAAAACAAATGAAAACAGGTTTACACTTGCCCGAAAATGATGCTGTCGGTAAAGGAGGTCATCAGTCACTTATCGACACCCTTAat gGTTTAAGAAGTGTCAGACTTCGattagctcaaaaaatttACGTAGGAGACGATTCCGATATCAATcctgagtttaaaaatatgactGAAAATAACTTCCGATCACCAATAGAAGCTTTAGATTTTAACAAAGCAGATGAAGCTAGCCAGACAATAAATGGTTGGTGTGCCCGAAAAACTAATAACCGTATTAGAGAAATAGTCACTGCAG ATGATATAAGTGGAGCATCAATAGTTTTGGTCAATGCAATTTATTTCAAAGGTGTTTGGAAAGTTCAATTTGATGAAGACGATACAGAATCTGAACCATTTCATATTGATGAAACAACTTCTAAAAATGTTCAAATGATGTCTACAAAACAGATATATAACTATGGAACCCTTCCTGATCTTGATGCTGTTTTTGTTGAAGTTCCATACAGG AAAGTAAGTGACATCGATTCAATTAGTATGTTTATAATTGTGCCAAATACAATAACGGGACTGAAAAAAGCGGAAGAATCTCTTGGCAAAGTCAACTTAAAGGAGAAGCATGATAATCCTAATATGACCAAAATACATTTTTCGTTacctaaatttaaaattggaaGTACAATTCAACTCCAAACAATactcgaaaaattgggaatgaCCGACATGTTTCTAGATACTGCTGACTTTACTGGAATCACAAGAGCTCCGCCATTAAAAGTCACCAAAGTCATTCAGAAAGCTTTTATCTCAATCGACGAAAAAGGAAGCGAAGCATCTGCAGCAACTG CAATGATGGGAATGGGAAGATCTGGAGCTACTCCCAGTCCACCGCGTGTAACAGTGAAGGTTGACAGGCCATTTTATTATGCAATTGTACATACTGCAACAAATACTGTTTTATTCCAAGGCCACATTACTGACCCAAAATTTGATGACGTTTA ctatatttattacaaaaatataaattctgtGTCAATAATAATGAGATATC AAGTAACATGGCTCAGAGGAGCTATTTTAGTAGTTCTGGGTTTGGTAAGTTTAACAGTAGCCCTAGATCCAGAAAATGCAGAACCTTTAACGATAGTTTCAAATGGAATGAGTCAATTTACTACAGAGTTTTACAaa ATTTCATCTGAAAATCAAGCAAATAACCTTATCTGCTCACCATCAAGTGCGGGCATTGTTTTATCAATGGCAGCTTATGGCGCCCGAGGAAATACAGAAAAACAAATGAAATCAGGTTTACATTTGCCCGAAAATGATGCTGTCGGTAAAGGAGGTTATCAATCACTTATCGACACCCTGAat ggaTTGAATAGTGTTAGGCTACGattagctcaaaaaatttacatagcAGACGgttctgaaataaattctgAATTTAAAGATATGACTGACAATAATTTCCGATCACCCATGGAAGCTTTAGATTTTAACAAAGCAGATGAAGCTAGCCAGACAATAAATGGTTGGTGTGCCCAAAAAACTAATAACCGTATCAGAGAAATAGTTACTGCAG atgaTGTAAGTGGAGCATCAATTGTTCTGGTCAATGCAATTTATTTCAAAGGTGTTTGGAATGCTCAATTTGATGAAGACGAAACAGAAATTCAACCATTTcatattgatgaaaaaactACTAAAGATGTTAAAATGATGTTTAAACGACATGTATATAACTATGGAACCCTTCCTGATCTTGATGCTGTTTTTGTTGAACTTCCATACAGG AAAAAAAGTGACATCGATTCAATTAGTATGTTCATAATTTTGCCAAATACAATAACGGGACTGAAAAAAGCTGAAGAATCTCTCGACAAAGTCAACTTAAAAGAAAAGCATGATAATCCCAAAATGACTCCAATAAATTTGTCAGTacctaaatttaaaattgaaagtacACTTGAGCTTCAAccaacacttgaaaaattgggAATGACTGACATGTTCCAAGATACTGCTGACTTCACTGGAATCACAGCTGCTCCGCCATTAAAAGTCACTAAAGTCGTTCAGAAAGCTTTCATCTCAATTGATGAAAAAGGAAGCGAAGCAGCTGCAGCAACTG CGGCAGTTGGAATGGCAAGATCTGGAGCTTCTCTCAATCCAGCACCTGTAACAGTGACGGTTGACAGACCATTTTATTATGCAATTGTACATCCTGCAACAAATACTGTTTTATTCCAAGGCCACATTACTGACCCAAAATTTGATGACGTTTAA
- the LOC130663225 gene encoding uncharacterized protein LOC130663225: MNTQFIFCAVIMALSVTKSCTACTQFDGPALKAVSNGANQFSTSFYKALADSESGNFICSPVSVNVVLSMVSFGAQGDTEHQLKSVLNLPCDNSLTKRGYQELIDSLNNVKGAELELANRIFAPIDYELKPEFKDLTKTCFRSETQNVDFKKSEEAAKTINDWCASKTKNHITELFKPDDIRDSTLVLVNAVYFKGKWANKFDSALTKPAPFYTDEKTSTDVQMMHRHGQFYWGFISEVNARFIELPYESKDFNEAISMFIILPNEINGLLNVESNLNKIDFSRLRGYKGSVDLYLPKFKIESKFDLKEILEKLGISEIFKDSANFSGISDKVNMKVSKIVQKAFIEVNEEGSEAAAVTGILMGESARPAPPPPPPELFVVDRPFIYSIVDRNSDIILFQGHIYIPVCTGFVTLSLPPQFVVDRPFLCLVFSAILALSITESLTGYVGPTQPNESGQSAARELGLAYSEYFYKYFKVKTHDFIIVHILHAFFDGNLRNFVYLPFGAFQAINTPRYGAKGNTAQQFDSVFPLPLDENVKNLGYQYNTAYLNTGLYYPFGFAADFSDFAQSRLRIRYATQKSYLSFNEHGSQAASVFGLNFERTPTESETEPSQPGDSFAQPAYEPIPPTVAAHYPYDDNVSASVPVFNLAKRFSSLTTVLNFKGIKMIIKLLFSGIIVALSVAESLSDCVQSDEPALKAVSTAANKFSNNFYKAVADSESGNFICSPVSVDIVLSMTNFGARGNTQKQLESSLSLPCDQTVAKQGFQQLINSFNDVKGAELKLANKVFTASNSKLQSDFQEITKTYFGSESQSVDFTNTEAAAATINNWCAEKTNNRITELFKPNDVEGFLLVLVNAVYFKGKWADQFNPKLTRSSPFQIDENTTKDVQMMYKMADYNWGHLDTLKAKYIELPYESKDDSEAISMFIILPDRHTKLRDVENNIHNINFAELEGPKREVALHLPKFKIESKLDLKPILSNMGITEIFGDTADLSGIMEDTPLKVSKVIQKAFIEVNEEGTEAAAVTGMKIVAPSMPPEIEINRPFIAIIVSKTSGTHLFSARITDPALA, translated from the exons ATGAATACGC aatttatattCTGTGCCGTAATAATGGCGCTGAGTGTCACTAAATCGTGCACTGCTTGTACGCAGTTTGATGGACCGGCTTTGAAAGCTGTCTCTAATGGTGctaatcaattttctacaagtttttataaa GCTTTGGCAGATAGTGAgtcaggtaattttatttgttcgcCAGTAAGTGTTAATGTAGTTCTGTCTATGGTAAGTTTTGGAGCTCAGGGTGATACCGAACATCAATTGAAGTCAGTATTGAATTTACCATGTGATAACAGTCTTACCAAACGAGGTTATCAAGAACTCATTGATTCACTAAAT AATGTAAAAGGAGCTGAATTAGAATTAGCTAATAGAATTTTTGCACCAATTGATTATGAATTGAAGCCTGAATTTAAAGACTTAACTAAAACGTGCTTCAGGTCAGAAACACAAAAtgtcgattttaaaaaatctgaagaAGCTGCCAAGACAATAAATGATTGGTGTGCCagcaaaacaaaaaatcatataACTGAGCTTTTTAAGCCTg ATGATATTCGGGATTCGACATTAGTTTTAGTTAACGCAGTTTACTTCAAAGGTAAATGGGCTAATAAATTTGATTCTGCGTTGACAAAACCCGCGCCATTTTATACTGACGAAAAAACATCAACAGATGTACAAATGATGCATAGACACGGTCAATTTTATTGGGGCTTCATTTCTGAAGTCAATGCCAGATTCATTGAGCTTCCTTACGAA AGCAAAGATTTTAACGAAGCAATTAGTATGTTTATAATTCTTCCAAATGAAATAAACGGACTACTAAATGTTGAAAGCAATCTTaacaaaattgatttttcacgACTACGAGGATACAAAGGCAGTGTTGATCTTTATTTgcctaaatttaaaattgaaagtaaatttgatctaaaagaaattttggaaaag TTGGgaatttctgaaatatttaaagactCGGCAAATTTCTCTGGTATCAGTGACAAAGTTAACATGAAAGTCAGTAAAATTGTTCAAAAAGCGTTTATCGAAGTTAATGAAGAGGGCAGTGAAGCAGCTGCAGTCACAG GGATTCTTATGGGTGAATCTGCACGACCGGCTCCACCACCGCCACCTCCGGAGCTATTTGTTGTCGACAGaccttttatttattcaattgttGACCGAAATAGTGATATTATACTATTTCAAGGACACATATATATTCCAGTTT GTACTGGATTTGTAACTTTGTCATTACCGCCACAATTTGTTGTTGACAGACCATTTCTGT GTCTAGTGTTCAGTGCCATATTGGCATTGAGTATAACTGAGTCCTTAACAGGTTATGTTGGACCGACTCAACCAAATGAATCTGGTCAATCCGCTGCTCGTGAACTCGGTTTAGCTTACAGTGAATATTTCTACAAATATTTCAAAGTAAAAACACATGACTTTATAATTGTTCATATAttacat GCATTTTTTGACGGAAACTTACGTAATTTTGTCTATTTGCCATTTGGTGCATTTCAAGCAATAAACACGCCACGTTATGGCGCCAAAGGAAATACTGCTCAGCAATTCGACTCAGTTTTCCCATTGCCGTTAGACGAAAATGTCAAGAACCTAGGTTACCAGTATAATACTGCGTACTTGaac acCGGATTATACTATCCATTTGGATTTGCTGCTGACTTTTCTGACTTCGCCCAGAGTCGATTAAGAATCAGATATGCGACTCAGAAATCATATCTCAGTTTCAATGAACATGGAAGTCAAGCAGCTTCCGTTtttg GACTGAATTTCGAAAGAACACCAACAGAATCCGAAACTGAACCATCACAACCTGGAGATTCATTCGCACAGCCTGCATATGAACCAATACCACCCACAGTTGCAGCACACTACCCGTATGATGACAATGTATCGGCATCAGTTCCAGTTTTCAAT TTAGCGAAACGGTTTAGTTCATTAACAACggtattgaattttaaagGAATCAAAATGATCATAA AGCTTCTATTCAGTGGTATAATAGTGGCATTGAGTGTCGCCGAATCTTTGTCAGATTGTGTTCAATCTGATGAACCAGCTCTGAAAGCCGTTTCTACGGCtgctaataaattttctaataatttttacaaa GCTGTAGCAGATAGTGAatcaggtaattttatttgttcacCAGTTAGTGTAGATATCGTACTATCTATGACCAATTTTGGCGCCCGTGGTAATACTcaaaaacaattagagtcaTCTTTAAGTTTACCCTGTGACCAGACTGTTGCCAAACAGGGATTTCAACAacttattaattcatttaat GATGTAAAAGGGGCTGAACTGAAGCTagcgaataaagtttttactGCGAGCAACTCTAAATTACAATCTGATTTTCAAGAAATAACGAAGACGTACTTCGGATCTGAATCACAGAGCgttgattttacaaatactGAAGCAGCTGCTGCCACTATCAATAATTGGTGTGCAGAAAAAACGAATAATCGAATAACTGAACTATTCAAACCTA ATGATGTTGAGGGTTTCTTATTGGTGCTAGTTAACGCAGTTTACTTCAAAGGAAAATGGGCAGACCAATTTAATCCAAAATTGACCAGGTCTTCACCTTTCCAGATTGATGAAAATACAACCAAGGATGTGCAAATGATGTACAAAATGGCAGATTACAACTGGGGACATCTCGATACTCTAAAAGCGAAATACATTGAACTTCCATACGag AGCAAGGACGATAGTGAAGCTATAAGCATGTTTATCATTCTCCCTGATCGACATACTAAACTTCGTgatgttgaaaataatatcCACAACATAAATTTTGCCGAACTTGAAGGACCCAAGAGAGAGGTTGCTTTACATTTgcctaaatttaaaatcgaaaGCAAACTTGATCTAAAACCAATTCTAAGTAAT ATGGGCATTACCGAGATATTTGGAGACACTGCTGATCTTTCCGGTATTATGGAGGATACGCCATTAAAAGTGAGCAAAGTTATTCAGAAAGCATTTATAGAAGTCAATGAAGAGGGTACTGAAGCCGCTGCTGTTACAg GTATGAAAATTGTTGCACCATCAATGCCACCCGAAATCGAAATTAACAGACCATTTATTGCAATAATAGTATCTAAAACTTCGGGAACGCATCTTTTTAGTGCACGAATTACCGATCCAGCTTTGGCTTAA
- the LOC130664092 gene encoding leukocyte elastase inhibitor-like isoform X1, whose protein sequence is MIIKLLFSGIIVALNVAESLSDCVQSDEPALKAVSTAANKFSNNFYKAVADSESGNFICSPVSVDIVLSMTNFGARGNTQKQLESSLSLPCDQTVAKQGFQQLINSFNNVKGAELELANKVFTASNSKLQSDFQEITKTYFGSESQSVDFTNTEAAAATINNWCAEKTNNRITELFKPSDVEGFLLVLVNAVYFKGKWADPFNPERTRSSPFQIDENTTKDVQMMYKMADYNWGHLDTLKAKYIELPYESKDDSEAISMFIILPDKHSGLRDVENNIHNINFAELEGPKDKVALHLPKFKIESKLDLKPILSNMGITEIFEDTADLSGIMEDTQLKVSKVIQKAFIEVNEEGTEAAAVTGTGFVFKSMPPQFDVNRPFLCSIVKKSTGTQLFNARVMDPIAS, encoded by the exons ATGATCATAA AGCTTCTATTCAGTGGTATAATAGTGGCATTGAATGTCGCCGAATCTTTGTCAGATTGTGTTCAATCTGATGAACCAGCTCTCAAAGCCGTTTCTACGGCtgctaataaattttctaataatttttacaaa GCTGTAGCAGATAGTGAATcgggtaattttatttgttcacCGGTTAGTGTAGATATCGTACTATCTATGACCAATTTTGGCGCCCGTGGTAATACTcaaaaacaattagagtcaTCTTTAAGTTTACCCTGTGACCAGACTGTTGCCAAACAGGGATTTCAACAacttattaattcatttaat AATGTAAAAGGGGCTGAACTGGAGCTagcgaataaagtttttactGCGAGCAACTCTAAATTACAATCTGATTTTCAAGAAATAACGAAGACGTACTTCGGATCTGAATCACAGAGCgttgattttacaaatactGAAGCAGCTGCTGCCACTATCAATAATTGGTGTgcagaaaaaacaaataatcgAATAACTGAACTATTCAAACCTA GTGATGTTGAAGGTTTCTTATTGGTGCTAGTTAACGCCGTTTACTTCAAAGGAAAATGGGCAGATCCATTTAATCCGGAACGGACTAGGTCTTCACCTTTCCAGATTGATGAAAATACAACCAAGGATGTGCAAATGATGTACAAAATGGCAGATTACAACTGGGGACATCTCGATACTCTAAAAGCGAAATACATTGAACTTCCATACGag AGCAAGGACGATAGTGAGGCTATAAGCATGTTTATCATTCTCCCTGACAAACACAGTGGACTTCGTgatgttgaaaataatattcacaACATAAATTTTGCCGAACTTGAAGGACCCAAGGACAAGGTTGCTTTACATTTgcctaaatttaaaatcgaaaGCAAACTTGATCTAAAACCAATTCTAAGTAAT ATGGGCATTACCGAGATTTTTGAAGACACTGCTGATCTTTCCGGTATTATGGAGGATACGCAATTAAAAGTGAGCAAAGTTATTCAGAAAGCATTTATAGAAGTCAATGAAGAGGGTACCGAAGCTGCTGCTGTTACAg GAACGGGTTTCGTTTTTAAGTCTATGCCACCACAATTCGATGTCAATAGACCGTTTTTATGTTCCATTGTGAAGAAAAGTACTGGAACTCAATTATTTAATGCTCGTGTGATGGATCCTATCGCCAGttaa